From the Micromonospora echinofusca genome, the window TCCGGGCGTCGCGGTAGTGCCGCTCCACCTCGGCGTCGCGCAGGTAGCCGTAGCCGCCGTGCAGTTGGAGCGCCTGGTCGACGACCTCGGCGCAGGCCGCCACCGCGACGTTCTTCGCCATCGCCACCTCGGTCACCACCGGCTCGCCGGCGGCCACCCGCGCCGCCACCTCGTGCACGTACGCGCGGGCCGCCTCGGTGCGGGTGTGCATCTCGGCCAGCCGGTGCCGGACCAGTTGCCGGCTCGCCAGGGGGCGGCCGAACGTGGACCGGTCCCGGCACCAGCGCACCGCCAACTCCACGCAGCGCTGCGCGGTCGCGTACGCCTGGGTGGCGAGCGAGAGCCGCTCGGCGGCGAAGTTCTGCATGATCGACAGGAAGGCGGTGTCCTCCGCGCCGACCCGGTTCGCCACCGGCACCCGGGCGTCGGCGAACGACAGCTCGGCGGTGTCGGAGCAGTGCCAGCCGAGCTTCTCCAGCCGGCGCCCGACGGTGAAGCCGGGGGTGTCCTTGTCGATCACCAGCAGGGTCAGGGCGCCGCTGCCCGGGGGCAGGGTGCAGAGGGCGGTGGTCACGAAGTCGGCCCGTACGCCGCTGGTGATGTAGGTCTTCGACCCGTTGACCACGTAGTGGTCGCCGTCCCGCCGCGCGTGGGTGCGGATGCTCGCCACGTCCGAGCCGCCGTCGGGCTCGGTGATCGCCAGCGCGCCGATCATGGTGCCGGCCAGCGTCGGCCGGACGTACCGGTCGATCAGCTCCGGGTCGCCGGAGGCGACGATGTGCGGCAGCGCGATGCCGTGCGTGAAGAGCGCGGCGATCAGCCCGGACGAGCCACCCGAGCGGATGATCTCCTCGGTCACGATGATCGAGTCGAGCAGGTCCCCGCCGCTGCCGCCGATGGCCTCCGGGAAGCCGATGCCGAGCAGGCCGAGCTTGGCGGCGGTGGCGTGCAGCTCGCGGGGGATCTCGCCGGCCCGCTCCCAGTCGTCCAGGTGCGGCAGCACCTCCCGGGTGACGAAGGCCCGGGTCAGCTCCCGTAACTGCCGGCGCTCCGGCGTGTCCACGATGGTCATCGGCCCTCCCCGGGCGTCGCGCCGCCGGCCCGGGGGTCCGGGCCGGGCATGAGGTCCGCCGGCAGGTCGACGAGCCGGGAGCGGAGCAGCTCGCCGAGCGCCTTGGCCTGCGGATCGAACCGGGTGGAGGCGGCCACCCCCTGCCCGAGCAGGCCCCGGAGGACGAAGTTGACCGCCCGCAGGTTCGGCAGCTCGTACCGCTCCACGGCCAGCGGCGCGGTCTCCGGCAGCAGCTCGCGCAGCCGGGCGGTGGTCAGCCAGCCGCGCAGCCACGACCAGGTCGCGTCCGTGCGGGCCCAGACGCCCAGGTTGGCGTCGCCGCCCTTGTCGCCGGAGCGGGCCCCGACCAGCTCGCCGAGCGGAGCGCGCCGGGTGGGCCGGTCGGCCGGCGCCGGGTCCGCCTCCGGCGGGTCGGCGGCGGGCGCCGGCTCGTCCGCCGGGGCGGCGGTGCGGGCCGGCGGCGGGATCGGCACCCGCTCGCCGGAGGGGAGCACCGCGACGTGCGGCACCGCATCCTGCGGCACGGCGTCGGCGGTGAACACCCCGTAGGGCGCGGCGTCGCCGGGCAGCGTGGTCAGGGTGCAGCCGGGGTACGAGGCCAGGGCCAGCTCCACCGCGGCGGCCGAGAACGCCCGCCCGGCCCGCGCCTTGTCGCCGTCGCGCAGGTGTACGTGCAGCAGCGCGCTCGCCGCCTCGGTGTCGGCCGCGTCCGCGTGGTTGGTGCGGGCCAGGACGAACTCCAGCCCTTCCGTGCCGACCGCCGCCTCGACCTGACTGCGGACCAGGGCCGCCTTGGCGGGGATGTCGAGCCCGCACAGGACGAAGGTCATCGAGTTGCGGAAGCCGCCGAGGTTGTTCACGCCCACCTTGAGGGTGCCCGGCGGAGGCGTGCCCCGGACGCCGCTCACCCGCACCCGGTCCGGCCCGTCGGCGCCCAGCTCCACCGTGTCCAGCCGGGTCACCACGTCCGGCCCGAGGTAGGCCGGGCCGCCGATCTCGTAGAGCAGCTGGGCGGTGACCGTCTCCACGGTGACCGCGCCGCCGGTGCCGGGGTGCTTGGTGATCACGCAGGAGCCGTCGGGGTGCACTTCGGCGACCGGGAAGCCGGGACGCCGCCCGCCGTCGGGCAGCTCCGTGAAGAAGCTGAAGTTGCCCCCCGTGACCTGCGCCCCGCACTCGAGCAGGTGGCCGGCGACGGTCGCCCCGGCCAGCGCGTCCAGGTCGTCGCGGCCCCAGCCGAACCGGGCGATCGCCGGTCCGACCACCAGCGACGCATCGGTCACCCGGCCGGTGACCACCACGTCCGCCCCGCCGTCCAGGCAGGCGGCGATGCCGTACGCCCCGAGGTAGGCGTTCGCCGTGAGCGCGTCCGGGCGGGCGAGGGCGTCGCCCTCGACGTACCCGACGCGGACGGTCAGGCCGAGCCGGTCGGCGAGGGACCCGATGGCGGCGGCCAGGCCCGCCGGGTTCAGCCCGCCGGCGTTGGTCACGAGCCGCACGCCCCGGTCCAGCGCGGTGCCGAGGCAGCCCTCCAGCTGGCGGAGGAAGGTCTTCGCGTAGCCGAGGGAGGGGTCGCGCAGCCGGTCCCGGCCGAGGATCAGCATGGTCAGCTCGGCGAGGTAGTCGCCGGTGAGCACGTCCAGTTCGCCGCCGTCGAGCATCTCCCGCCACGCCGTCGACCGGTCGCCGTAGAAGCCGGAGGCGTTGCCCACCCGCAGTGCGCCGCTCACGCCGCCACCCCGCCCGCCGCGTCGCTTCCGGGGGCCGTCGGTGGGCGGCCGGGGCCGGGTGGGCCGGCGAAGGCCTGCGCGACGTCCAGCCACGCGTCGGCCACCGGGCCGGTCGCGGTCAGCGCCAGGTCGGCGCGGTGCCTGCGCTGGGTGACCAGCAGGCAGAAGTCGAGCGCCGGACCGGTGACCCGGTCGGCGGCGTCGGTCGGGCCGTACGCCCAGGTGTCGCCCCGCGGCGCCGTCAACTCGACGCGCACCGGCGCCGTCGGCGCCGGCCGGCCGTGGGCGGCGAAGCTGTGGCCGAGGGTACGGAAGCCGAGGTGCGCGACGTGTCGCAACCGGTCGGTGCCGGGGCGGGCCACCCCGAGGGCGTCGGCCACGTCCGTGCCATGTGCCCAGGTCTCCATGATCCGGGCGGTGGCCATCGAGGCGGCCGACATCCGGGTGCCGAACCAGGGCAGCTTCCCGCCCGCCGGCACGCGGGCCAGCGCGTCGGCGAGCGCCGCCCGGCCGGCCCGCCAGCGGGGAAGCAGCTCGCCCGGCGGGGCGAGGAACTCCTCCGCGCCGGAGTCGACGAGCCGGGCGGGGTCGGGGGCGGCGAGCACGGCGGCGAGGAAGGCCTCGGCGTCGGTGGCGGCGAGCAGCGCCACGCGGTCGGTCCAGGCGAGGTGGGCGATCTGGTGCCCGACGCTCCAGCCCGGCGACGGGGTGGCCCGCCCCCAGTCGGCCGACGCCCGGCCGGTCACCAGGTCGTCGAGCTGCTCGGACTCGTCGGTCAGGTCCGCGAGCAGGTCCTTGAGGTCGACCATGGTGCCTCCGGGGGGCTGGGCGGGCCGGTCAGGGCGGGCGGTCAGGGGGTGAGCAGGGTGGCGAGCTGGCGCTTCCAGGTGTGCAGCAGGGCGGCGCGGCGGGACGAGTCGTCGTTGAGCAGGTTGGCCACGCCGAGCCCGCGGAGCAGGTCGAGGGTCGCCTGCACCGCCTCGCGTACGCCCGGGCGGCGCTCGTCCACGTCGAGCAGCGCGACGGTGAGCCGGTGCATCTCGCGGCCGACCCGGGCCTCCAGCGGCACCAGGGCCTCGCGCAGCTCCCGGTCGGTGCGGGCGGCGACCCAGAGTTCGAGGGCCGCGACGAAGAGCGGGCCGGTGAACGCCGCGCCGAGCAGGTCGATCACCAAGTCGAGCCGCTGGGGGCCGGGCGGCAGCGCCTCGGCCTCGGTGCGCAGCTCCTCCGCCCGCCGCTCCGCGAGGTGGGCGACGGCGGCGGTGACCAGCGCGGCCTTGGTGGGGTAGTGGTGCAGCTGGGCGCCGCGCGAGACGCCGGCCCGGGTCGCGACGACGGTGGTGGTGGTGCCGGACCAGCCGTGCTCGACCAGGCACTCGACGGTCGCCTCCAGCAGCCGGGCCTGGGTGGCGCGGCTGCGCTCCTGCTGTGGGACGCGGGTCGATGCGGGCACGGGGACAGCGTGCCGCCCCGGAAACAAACAGTCAAGCCTGACTTTTTCTGGCCGAGGCCCGGTCGACGCGTGTCGGCCTGGGATGGGGGCAGGCGGTCGGACGCTGTCGAGCTGCCCCTACGGACGGGGCAGGGAGCCAGTGCGGAGGTCGCCGGCTTGCCCGGACGGGTCGGCCGGTCCCATGGACGGGGCAGCTCGACAGGGCGCGACGGGTCTCGTCCTTACCTCGACGGGTCTGCGTGGCGAGCACCGGAAGCGGACGATCCTCTCCGCGCGCGGAGCTGCCGCAGCGGAATCCCGGGGTGCAGGCATCTGTGCCCGATGGGGGCCATCCGCAGGCGACCGCTCAGCGGCCGTCGCGCGGGGCGAACACCGCGAGGGCCGTGGCGTCGCTGTGTCGGGAGCGCAGGTACTCGTCCGCCCACTCGGCGGCGTCGGGGAAGCCCGACTCGGCCGTCACCCGGGCGCAGGCGGCGTCCACGTCGAAGGGGGTACGCCGCAGGTCCACCCCGGGCCCGAGGAGCGCCCAGTAGGCGCCGGGACCGCCGTAGGGCATCCCGACGCTGCCCGGGTTGACGATCAGCCGCCGGTCGGCCAGCCGGGTGAACGGCATGTGGGTGTGCCCGCAGACGACCGTGCCCACCTCGGCCGGGACGTCGGCGAGCACCTCCGCCCAGCGTTCCATCCGGGAGTCGACGAGCACGACCTCCTCGTCGTCGCGCGGGGTGGCATGGCAGAACAGCACCGGGCCGAGGCCGGTTACCTCCAGGGTGACCGTCAGCGGCAGTGCCGCCAACCGGGCCACCTGGTCGTCGCGGAGCTGCTCCGCCGCCCAGTTGGAGACGTCGATCGGGGAGGGGCGGCCGGCCCGCGCCTGCACCAGCTCGCGGTCCGCGTTGCCCCGTACCCAGCGGGCCCGGTCGCCCAGCCCGGCGAGCACGTCCAGCACCTCGACCGGCTGCGGGCCGGCCGCGATGTCGCCGGTGAGCACGATCAGGTCGGCGGCGGCGACGTCCGGCTCGGCCAGCACGGCCTCCAACGCCGGCAGCGCACCGTGGATGTCGGAGAGAACGGCCACCCGGTCCAGCATCGCTCAACCGTGCCCGCCGGGCGGGCACGGTGTCCAGCGATTCTGCCCCGGGCAGATAGAGCCGGGGCAGACCAGCCGGGTGCGTCAGACGCGGGCGCGGCGGGCCAGGCGCTCCGGGTCGAGGATGATGATGCTCTTGCCGTCCAGGCGCAGCCACCCGCGCGAGGCGAAGTCGGCCAGCGCCTTGTTGACGGTCTCCCGGGAGGCGCCGACGAGCTGGGCGATCTCCTCCTGGGTGAGGTCGTGGGTCACCCGCAGCACCCCGCCGTCGCGGGTGCCGAAGCGGCCGGCCATCTGGAGCAGGTTCTTGGCGACGCGGCCGGGCACGTCGGTGAAGATCAGGTCGGCCAGGGAGTCGTTCGTGCGCCGGAGCCGGCGGGCGAGCACCCGCAGCAGCTGCTCGGCGATCTCCGGGCGGTTGTTCAGCCACGGGCGCAGGGCCTGCTTGCGCAGCCGCACCAGACGGGTGTCGGTGACCGCCGTGGCCGTCGCCGTACGCGGGCCGGGGTCGAAGAGCGACAGCTCGCCCACCATGTCCGACGGGCCCATCACCGCGATCAGGTTCTGCCGGCCGTCGGCAGCGCGCCGACCCACCTTGATCTTGCCGGACAGCAGGATGTAGAGACTGTCGCCGGGTTCGCCCTCGTTGAAGACGATCTCGCCCTTGCGGACCTCGAGCGTCTCCATCTCCTTGGCGAGTGCCTCGGCAGCCTCCGGGTCGACGCCCTGGAAGATCCCGCTGCGAGCCAGTACCTCGTCCATCGCGCACCTCCGCCTGCGCGTGCCGTCCGTCGGCCGGGTCCGCCGTCCGCTGATCCCTCGCGCGTCGCCAGTCTAGGCGCACGTGAGCAGCAATCAGAGGTGCACCCCTGGAATCTTGATCGTTGGGCGTAACCTGCCGGCCCTGATCAAGCAGTAGGATCGCGCGCCCGCCCGGGCGCCGGGTCGGCCCCCGACACCCGGGTCGTAGGGTCACCACGTGCTGAGTGAACCCGTGCTGACCGCCCGCCCGGAGGACGGTCGGGACGTCCCGCTGCTCGTGTGGCGCGCCGACGGTCCGCTGCGCGCGGTCAGCTCCGCGCCGCTGGGCGGCGGGATCGGCGTCCGGCACTGGGTCGTCAACGCGACCGTGCCCATGTCGTACGACCGGGACGACCCCGCCGACCACCTGGCCGAACTGGCCGACCGGCTCGGCCTGGACGGGCCCGGGGTGGGCCTGCTGACCGGGGTGGACGTCGCCGAGGTCGTCGCCCGGACGGACACCGGCGTGCGGATCTGGGCCACGGTCGGCCTGGGCACCCCGGTCTGGGCGGCGGCACCCGCCCCGGCGGCGCCGGTGCAGCGGGTCGGCACCGTCAACGTCGTGGCGTACGTCCCGGCCCGGCTCGGCGACGCCGCCCTGGTCAACGCCGTCGCCACGGCCACCGAGGCGAAGGCGCAGGCGATCGCGGAGCTGGGCGTGCCGGGCACCGGCACCCCGACGGACGCCGTCACCGTGCTGTGCCCCGTCGACGGCCCCGAGTCGGCGTACGGCGGACCGCGCTCGACCTGGGGCGCCCCGCTGGCCCGGGCCGTGCACGCCGCCGTCACGGCCGGCGGGGCCGGCACCGTGGTCCCGTGGTCGGACCGACCGGCGGGCTGAGACTCCGTCCGATCGGCTCTCGTCTCGGCGTTGCAAGCCCGATAAGGTCGCGCTCGATGTACGCTGCCGCCTCCCCACCGCGCCGCCGCGCCGCACTCGGCCTCGGCGTGCTGCTCGCCGTCCTGCTCGCCGCCGGCTGCGGAGGGCCCGACTCCGGGTCCGACGCGGTCTGGCAGCCCGGCACGGGGGGCGGCAACACCGGCGCCCCGGTCCGCTCGGGCGAGCCCACCCGCTCCGCCCAGCCCGCCGAGCAGGCCATCTCGCTCTCCGCGACCGGCGACATCATCATGGGCAACGCGCCGAACCGACTGCCCCCCTCCGGAGGCAAGGGCTTCTTCGACTCGGTCGAGAAGGCGCTCGCGGCCGACCTCGTGATGGGCAACCTGGAGGAGCCGCTCACCGTCGACACCGGCACCGGCAAGTGCGGGCCGAACTCGACCCGCTGCTTCCAGTTCCGGGCCCCGCCCGAGTACGCCGCACACCTGCGCGACGCCGGCTTCGACCTGCTCAACCAGGCCAACAACCACGGCTACGACTTCGGCCCGAAGGGCTACGAGAACACCCAGAAGGCGCTGGAGAAGTACGAGCTCGCGCACACCGGGGCGCCCGACCAGATCACCGTCGTCGACGTCAAGGGGGTCAAGGTCGCGGTCGCCGGCTTCTCGTCGTACGTCTGGTCCAACAGCCTCACCGACATCGCCGCGGCGAAGAAGGTGATCACCAAGGCGGCCGGCATGGCCGACGTGGTCGTCGTGCAGGTGCACATGGGCGGCGAGGGGGCCGACAAGACGCGGGTCAAGCCGGGCACCGAGATGTTCCTCGGCGAGAACCGGGGCGACCCGGTCAAGTTCTCCAAGGCGATGATCGACGCCGGGGCGGACCTCATCGTCGGGCACGGCCCGCACGTGCTGCGCGGCATGGAGTTCTACAAGGGCCGGCTGATCGCGTACAGCCTGGGCAACTTCGCCGGCGGGGGCAACTCCCTGAGCAACGCCGGCCGGCTCGGCTGGGGCGGGGTGCTGAAGGTGTCGCTGAACCCGGACGGCAGCTGGGCGGGCGGCTCGTTCGTCTCGACGTACATGAACTCCATCGGCAAGCCGACCATGGACCGCGACGACCGCGGGCTGGGCCTGCTGAAGCAGCTCACCAAGAGCGACTTCCCGGAGACCGGCGCCCGCTTCGACGACGCGGGCGCGATCAGCGCGCCGCAGGGCGGCTGACCGGGCCGGTACGGCGCGTGGCCCCGGCCGACCGTCGGCCGGGCGACGTAGGCTGGCCGGCGTGACCACGAGTTCCTCCGGCTTCACCGAGACCGACCTCGGGCGCACCCGTCGCGCCCGGCGGATCGGCCGGATGCTGACCGACACCCACCCCGACGCGCACTGTGAACTGGACCACTCCAACCCCCTGGAGCTGGCCGTCGCGACGATCCTCTCCGCCCAGTGCACGGACAAGAAGGTCAACGAGGTCACCCCGAAGCTCTTCGCCCGCTACCCGACCGCTGCCGACTACGCGGGCGCGGACAGGGCGGAGCTGGAGGAGCTGATCCGGCCCACCGGCTTCTACCGCAACAAGACCGACTCGTTGATGAAGCTCGGCCAGGCCCTCGTCGAGCGGCACGGCGGCCAGGTCCCCGGCAGGCTCGCCGACCTGGTCGAGCTGCCCGGCATCGGCCGCAAGACCGCCAACGTCATCCTCGGCAACGCCTTCGACGTCCCCGGGATCACCGTCGACACCCACTTCCAGCGGCTGGTGCAGCGCTGGCGGCTGACCGCCGAGACCGACCCCGTCAAGATCGAGCACGCGATCGGGGCGCTCTTCCCCCGGCGCGACTGGACCATGCTGTCGCACCGGATCATCTTCCACGGCCGGCGGGTCTGCCACGCCCGCAAGCCGGCCTGCGGCGCGTGCACGCTGGTGAAGCTGTGCCCGTCGTACGGCACCGGCCCGACCGAGCCGGCGGCGGCCGCGAAGCTGCTCAAGGGCCCCCGGGCCCGGGACCTCGCGGTGGCGGCCGGGGTCGACCCGGAGCTGGTGCCGGTCCAGGCCGTCGTGGCGGAGGCACCGTGAGCGCGAGGAGTGAGCCGGTCTTGCGAGCCCCGCAGTCGCGAACCACGGTGAACCGATGAGCGCGAGGAGTGCGCCGGTGTCGCGGGCCCCGCAGTCGCGACGCCGGCTCGTCGCCCTGCTCGTACCCGTGCTGTTGGCCGTCGCAGGGTGCACCGCCGGCACCGAGGAGAAGGACCCGGGCCCGTCCGAGCGGCAGAAGGCCGCCGCCAACCGCCCGTCGCCCTTCCAGGACTGCTCCGCCCTCGGTACGCCGCCCGCGTCCGCCGCACCTGCCCCACCGTCCGGCGGCGGGGGGCAGACGCTGCCCGAGCTGACCCTGAACTGCTTCACCGGCGGCGCCCCGGTAGCCCTGCGCGACCTGCGCGGCCCGGCGGTGATCAACGTCTGGGCGTCCTGGTGCCCGCCCTGCCGCAAGGAACTGCCCGCCTTCCAGCGGCTCAGCGAGCGGGCCGCCGGCCAGCTCCGGGTCGTCGGGGTCAACAACCAGGACGGCCGCGAGGCGGCCCAGGCCATCGGCGAGGACTTCGGCATCCGCTTCCCGGTGCTGGTCGACCAGGGTGAGGGCCTGAAGCGGGAGCTGAACCGCAAGGCCATCCCCCTGACCGTCTTCGTCGACGGGCAGGGCCGCGTACGGCACGTCGACTCCACGGGCGCCCTCGACGACGCCCGGCTGGCGGAGCTGGTCCGCCAGCACCTCGGCGTGACGGTGCCGGCGTGAGCCGGCGGCCCCCGGGTTGGTTCGACCCGCTGCTGACCCGGCTCGGCAGCGCGCGCAGCGAAGACTTCACCCGGCTGGTCACCCCGGAGAACGGGGGGCGGGAGAGCGCCGTGCTGGTGCTGCTCGGCGAGGAGCCCGGCGCCGGCCCCGACGTGCTGGTCCTCCAGCGGGCGGCCACCCTGCGCAACCACGCCGGTCAGCCGGCCTTCCCCGGCGGCGCGGCCGACCCGGAGGACGCCGACGCCCGGGCCACCGCGCTGCGCGAGGCGAACGAGGAGGTCGGCCTCGACCCGGCCAGCGTCACCGTCCTGACCGAGCTGCCGAAGCTCTGGATCCCGGTCAGCGACTTCGTGGTCACCCCGGTGCTCGCCTGGTGGCACGCCCCGCACCCGGTGCACCCCCGGGAGCCGGCCGAGGTGGCGCACGTGGCCCGGCTGCCGGTCACCGAGCTGGT encodes:
- a CDS encoding CapA family protein, whose product is MYAAASPPRRRAALGLGVLLAVLLAAGCGGPDSGSDAVWQPGTGGGNTGAPVRSGEPTRSAQPAEQAISLSATGDIIMGNAPNRLPPSGGKGFFDSVEKALAADLVMGNLEEPLTVDTGTGKCGPNSTRCFQFRAPPEYAAHLRDAGFDLLNQANNHGYDFGPKGYENTQKALEKYELAHTGAPDQITVVDVKGVKVAVAGFSSYVWSNSLTDIAAAKKVITKAAGMADVVVVQVHMGGEGADKTRVKPGTEMFLGENRGDPVKFSKAMIDAGADLIVGHGPHVLRGMEFYKGRLIAYSLGNFAGGGNSLSNAGRLGWGGVLKVSLNPDGSWAGGSFVSTYMNSIGKPTMDRDDRGLGLLKQLTKSDFPETGARFDDAGAISAPQGG
- a CDS encoding adenosylcobinamide amidohydrolase — its product is MLSEPVLTARPEDGRDVPLLVWRADGPLRAVSSAPLGGGIGVRHWVVNATVPMSYDRDDPADHLAELADRLGLDGPGVGLLTGVDVAEVVARTDTGVRIWATVGLGTPVWAAAPAPAAPVQRVGTVNVVAYVPARLGDAALVNAVATATEAKAQAIAELGVPGTGTPTDAVTVLCPVDGPESAYGGPRSTWGAPLARAVHAAVTAGGAGTVVPWSDRPAG
- the nth gene encoding endonuclease III, whose product is MTTSSSGFTETDLGRTRRARRIGRMLTDTHPDAHCELDHSNPLELAVATILSAQCTDKKVNEVTPKLFARYPTAADYAGADRAELEELIRPTGFYRNKTDSLMKLGQALVERHGGQVPGRLADLVELPGIGRKTANVILGNAFDVPGITVDTHFQRLVQRWRLTAETDPVKIEHAIGALFPRRDWTMLSHRIIFHGRRVCHARKPACGACTLVKLCPSYGTGPTEPAAAAKLLKGPRARDLAVAAGVDPELVPVQAVVAEAP
- a CDS encoding acyclic terpene utilization AtuA family protein codes for the protein MSGALRVGNASGFYGDRSTAWREMLDGGELDVLTGDYLAELTMLILGRDRLRDPSLGYAKTFLRQLEGCLGTALDRGVRLVTNAGGLNPAGLAAAIGSLADRLGLTVRVGYVEGDALARPDALTANAYLGAYGIAACLDGGADVVVTGRVTDASLVVGPAIARFGWGRDDLDALAGATVAGHLLECGAQVTGGNFSFFTELPDGGRRPGFPVAEVHPDGSCVITKHPGTGGAVTVETVTAQLLYEIGGPAYLGPDVVTRLDTVELGADGPDRVRVSGVRGTPPPGTLKVGVNNLGGFRNSMTFVLCGLDIPAKAALVRSQVEAAVGTEGLEFVLARTNHADAADTEAASALLHVHLRDGDKARAGRAFSAAAVELALASYPGCTLTTLPGDAAPYGVFTADAVPQDAVPHVAVLPSGERVPIPPPARTAAPADEPAPAADPPEADPAPADRPTRRAPLGELVGARSGDKGGDANLGVWARTDATWSWLRGWLTTARLRELLPETAPLAVERYELPNLRAVNFVLRGLLGQGVAASTRFDPQAKALGELLRSRLVDLPADLMPGPDPRAGGATPGEGR
- a CDS encoding acyl-CoA dehydrogenase family protein → MTIVDTPERRQLRELTRAFVTREVLPHLDDWERAGEIPRELHATAAKLGLLGIGFPEAIGGSGGDLLDSIIVTEEIIRSGGSSGLIAALFTHGIALPHIVASGDPELIDRYVRPTLAGTMIGALAITEPDGGSDVASIRTHARRDGDHYVVNGSKTYITSGVRADFVTTALCTLPPGSGALTLLVIDKDTPGFTVGRRLEKLGWHCSDTAELSFADARVPVANRVGAEDTAFLSIMQNFAAERLSLATQAYATAQRCVELAVRWCRDRSTFGRPLASRQLVRHRLAEMHTRTEAARAYVHEVAARVAAGEPVVTEVAMAKNVAVAACAEVVDQALQLHGGYGYLRDAEVERHYRDARILGIGGGTTEIMNEIVAKGMGL
- a CDS encoding Crp/Fnr family transcriptional regulator, with amino-acid sequence MDEVLARSGIFQGVDPEAAEALAKEMETLEVRKGEIVFNEGEPGDSLYILLSGKIKVGRRAADGRQNLIAVMGPSDMVGELSLFDPGPRTATATAVTDTRLVRLRKQALRPWLNNRPEIAEQLLRVLARRLRRTNDSLADLIFTDVPGRVAKNLLQMAGRFGTRDGGVLRVTHDLTQEEIAQLVGASRETVNKALADFASRGWLRLDGKSIIILDPERLARRARV
- a CDS encoding TlpA family protein disulfide reductase, giving the protein MSARSAPVSRAPQSRRRLVALLVPVLLAVAGCTAGTEEKDPGPSERQKAAANRPSPFQDCSALGTPPASAAPAPPSGGGGQTLPELTLNCFTGGAPVALRDLRGPAVINVWASWCPPCRKELPAFQRLSERAAGQLRVVGVNNQDGREAAQAIGEDFGIRFPVLVDQGEGLKRELNRKAIPLTVFVDGQGRVRHVDSTGALDDARLAELVRQHLGVTVPA
- a CDS encoding NUDIX hydrolase — protein: MSRRPPGWFDPLLTRLGSARSEDFTRLVTPENGGRESAVLVLLGEEPGAGPDVLVLQRAATLRNHAGQPAFPGGAADPEDADARATALREANEEVGLDPASVTVLTELPKLWIPVSDFVVTPVLAWWHAPHPVHPREPAEVAHVARLPVTELVDPANRMRVRHPSGWIGPAFSARGMLVWGFTGGVLATLLEMGGWARPWPRDRVVDLPPSGEAPAPSAGTDAVDETPVR
- a CDS encoding metallophosphoesterase family protein — translated: MLDRVAVLSDIHGALPALEAVLAEPDVAAADLIVLTGDIAAGPQPVEVLDVLAGLGDRARWVRGNADRELVQARAGRPSPIDVSNWAAEQLRDDQVARLAALPLTVTLEVTGLGPVLFCHATPRDDEEVVLVDSRMERWAEVLADVPAEVGTVVCGHTHMPFTRLADRRLIVNPGSVGMPYGGPGAYWALLGPGVDLRRTPFDVDAACARVTAESGFPDAAEWADEYLRSRHSDATALAVFAPRDGR
- a CDS encoding TetR/AcrR family transcriptional regulator, whose protein sequence is MPASTRVPQQERSRATQARLLEATVECLVEHGWSGTTTTVVATRAGVSRGAQLHHYPTKAALVTAAVAHLAERRAEELRTEAEALPPGPQRLDLVIDLLGAAFTGPLFVAALELWVAARTDRELREALVPLEARVGREMHRLTVALLDVDERRPGVREAVQATLDLLRGLGVANLLNDDSSRRAALLHTWKRQLATLLTP
- a CDS encoding TIGR03084 family metal-binding protein, with the translated sequence MVDLKDLLADLTDESEQLDDLVTGRASADWGRATPSPGWSVGHQIAHLAWTDRVALLAATDAEAFLAAVLAAPDPARLVDSGAEEFLAPPGELLPRWRAGRAALADALARVPAGGKLPWFGTRMSAASMATARIMETWAHGTDVADALGVARPGTDRLRHVAHLGFRTLGHSFAAHGRPAPTAPVRVELTAPRGDTWAYGPTDAADRVTGPALDFCLLVTQRRHRADLALTATGPVADAWLDVAQAFAGPPGPGRPPTAPGSDAAGGVAA